From the Phycisphaeraceae bacterium genome, one window contains:
- the polX gene encoding DNA polymerase/3'-5' exonuclease PolX, giving the protein MSRTNAELAGILQEMADLHEILGANRFKVIAFAKAARVAGDHGSALAGMSEKELLGIDGIGKGVAGRIVEWSETGRIEDLEALRAKVPAGLPGLLEVSGLGPKTVVLLWKEAGVESVADLKVALEDETKSEAIAAIKGLGKKKLEGVRKSLAFLERSVGRVRLGQAMVLAEVVLDKVRDFEGVEEALSAGSLRRGKETIGDIDLLVRTDGDEGLHKAMAAAFVGLPGVTEVLGEGVTKCSVRMKLGDRSPEMQVDLRMVPSGSYGAALMYFTGSKEHNVRLRERAQEQGLSLNEYGLWRGKAPKQGMGDGDQLVAGETEGEVYAALGLAWIPPELREDRGELERAEGAFGAKGKKMAEHRLIAVEDVVADLHTHTTASDGSLSIEEMAEAAIARGLKVLAITDHSKSQVQASGLSAERLLAHVAEVRAADKKMKGKIRLLTGSEVDILADGSLDYPDEVLAELDVVVASPHAALSQPPEDATKRLIRAIENPHVKIIGHPTGRLINRREGLSPEMGKVIAVAKEHGVALEINANDWRLDLRDVHAKMAVEAGVALSINTDAHDAEGFEQLRYGVLTARRAGAMKGDVVNCWSEKKLLRWLSA; this is encoded by the coding sequence ATGTCGAGGACCAACGCAGAGCTTGCTGGGATTTTACAGGAGATGGCCGATCTCCACGAGATCCTAGGCGCCAACCGTTTCAAGGTGATCGCGTTTGCCAAGGCGGCGCGGGTCGCCGGGGACCACGGGTCGGCCTTGGCGGGGATGTCGGAGAAGGAGCTGCTGGGGATCGATGGCATCGGCAAGGGCGTGGCGGGCCGGATTGTCGAGTGGTCGGAGACGGGGCGGATCGAGGACCTGGAGGCGCTGCGGGCGAAGGTGCCAGCCGGGCTGCCGGGATTGCTGGAGGTGTCGGGGCTGGGGCCGAAGACGGTGGTGCTGCTGTGGAAAGAGGCGGGGGTCGAGTCGGTCGCGGACCTCAAGGTGGCTTTGGAGGATGAAACAAAGTCGGAAGCGATCGCGGCGATCAAGGGCCTAGGAAAGAAGAAGCTGGAGGGGGTGCGAAAGAGCCTAGCCTTTCTGGAGCGGTCCGTGGGGCGGGTCCGACTGGGGCAGGCGATGGTGCTGGCGGAGGTGGTGCTGGACAAGGTGCGCGACTTCGAGGGCGTCGAGGAGGCGCTCTCTGCGGGGAGTCTGAGGCGCGGGAAAGAGACGATCGGCGACATCGACCTTCTGGTGCGGACAGACGGGGATGAGGGACTGCACAAGGCGATGGCCGCTGCGTTTGTCGGGCTGCCGGGGGTGACCGAGGTGCTGGGGGAGGGGGTGACCAAGTGTTCGGTTCGGATGAAGCTGGGCGATCGGTCGCCGGAGATGCAGGTGGACCTGCGGATGGTGCCGAGCGGGAGCTATGGAGCGGCCCTGATGTATTTCACGGGATCGAAGGAGCACAACGTGCGTCTGCGCGAGCGTGCGCAGGAGCAGGGGCTGTCGCTGAACGAATATGGTCTGTGGCGGGGTAAGGCACCGAAGCAGGGGATGGGGGATGGCGATCAACTCGTCGCGGGGGAGACGGAAGGAGAGGTTTACGCCGCGCTGGGTTTGGCGTGGATTCCGCCTGAGTTGCGCGAGGATCGTGGGGAGTTGGAGCGCGCAGAAGGGGCATTCGGTGCCAAGGGCAAGAAGATGGCGGAGCATCGGTTGATCGCGGTCGAGGATGTGGTCGCTGACCTGCACACACACACCACGGCGAGCGACGGGTCGCTATCGATCGAAGAGATGGCGGAGGCAGCGATTGCGCGGGGCTTGAAGGTGCTGGCGATTACGGACCACTCGAAGAGTCAGGTTCAGGCGAGTGGGTTGTCGGCGGAGCGGCTGCTGGCCCATGTCGCGGAGGTGCGGGCGGCGGACAAGAAGATGAAGGGCAAGATCCGGCTGCTGACGGGGAGCGAGGTGGACATCCTGGCGGATGGGTCATTGGATTATCCGGATGAGGTGCTGGCGGAACTGGACGTGGTGGTCGCGTCGCCTCATGCGGCGCTGAGCCAGCCGCCGGAGGATGCGACGAAGCGGCTCATCCGCGCGATCGAGAACCCTCATGTGAAGATCATTGGGCACCCAACGGGTCGGCTGATCAATCGCCGAGAGGGGTTATCGCCTGAGATGGGCAAGGTGATCGCGGTGGCGAAGGAGCACGGGGTGGCGCTGGAGATCAATGCCAACGACTGGCGGTTGGATTTAAGAGATGTGCACGCGAAGATGGCGGTGGAGGCGGGGGTGGCGTTGTCGATCAACACCGATGCGCACGATGCGGAGGGGTTCGAGCAGCTTCGGTACGGGGTGCTGACGGCGCGACGGGCGGGGGCGATGAAGGGGGATGTGGTGAACTGTTGGTCGGAGAAGAAGTTGTTGAGGTGGTTGAGCGCATAA
- a CDS encoding 6-phosphofructokinase: MATPLKGNAVIGQSGGPTAVINQSLVGVIEGLRGKPGVTRILGARHAVSGIVKNDFIDLTDFSEDRLNTLANTPSAGLGSSRDKPDTAYCEQIFDVFKKQNVRYFFYIGGNDSSDTCRIVNEMAKEQNYELHAFHCPKTIDNDLVRNDHTPGFGSAAKFVAQAFMGDNLDNAALPGIKINIIMGRHAGFLTAAAMLGRRSPEDGPHLIYVPEVAFSEDKFLADVDRVFTKQGRCLISVSEGIHDSEGNPLIIKLAEDVEKDAHGNVQLSGTGALGDLLSNLIKDKLGAKRVRADTFGYLQRSFCGVVSEADAREARASGHKAAQLATSGDTDGSIALVRTSNDPYTIDYQRIELTDVAAKTKTLDPTYIVDGSDIAESYRDYLSPIVGPLPKIETLL, encoded by the coding sequence ATGGCCACCCCCCTCAAGGGCAACGCCGTCATCGGTCAGTCGGGCGGGCCCACCGCCGTCATCAACCAGTCGCTCGTTGGCGTCATCGAAGGACTCCGCGGCAAGCCCGGCGTCACCCGAATCCTCGGGGCCCGACACGCCGTCTCCGGCATCGTCAAGAACGACTTCATCGACCTCACGGACTTCTCCGAAGACCGACTCAACACCCTCGCCAACACCCCCTCCGCAGGACTCGGCTCCTCCCGCGATAAGCCCGACACCGCCTACTGCGAACAGATCTTCGACGTCTTCAAGAAGCAGAACGTCCGCTACTTCTTCTACATAGGCGGGAACGACTCCTCCGACACCTGCCGCATCGTCAACGAGATGGCCAAGGAACAGAACTACGAGCTCCACGCTTTCCACTGCCCCAAGACCATCGACAACGACCTGGTCCGCAACGACCACACCCCCGGCTTCGGCTCCGCCGCCAAGTTCGTCGCGCAGGCCTTCATGGGCGACAATCTCGACAACGCCGCCCTCCCCGGCATCAAGATCAACATCATCATGGGCCGCCACGCCGGCTTCCTCACTGCCGCCGCCATGCTCGGCCGCCGATCCCCCGAAGACGGACCCCACCTGATCTACGTCCCCGAAGTCGCCTTCTCCGAGGACAAGTTCCTCGCCGATGTCGACCGCGTCTTCACCAAACAAGGCCGCTGCCTTATCTCGGTCTCCGAAGGCATCCACGACAGCGAAGGCAACCCCCTGATCATCAAGCTCGCCGAAGACGTCGAAAAAGACGCCCACGGCAACGTCCAGCTCTCCGGCACCGGGGCCCTGGGCGACCTGCTCTCCAACCTCATCAAAGACAAGCTCGGCGCCAAACGCGTCCGCGCCGACACCTTCGGCTACCTTCAGCGCTCCTTCTGTGGCGTCGTGTCCGAAGCCGACGCCCGCGAAGCCCGCGCCTCCGGACACAAAGCCGCCCAACTCGCCACCTCAGGCGACACCGACGGCTCCATCGCCCTTGTGCGCACCTCCAACGACCCCTACACCATCGACTACCAGCGCATCGAACTCACCGACGTCGCCGCCAAAACCAAAACCCTCGACCCCACCTACATCGTCGACGGCAGCGACATCGCCGAGTCCTACCGCGACTACCTCAGCCCCATCGTCGGACCCCTCCCGAAGATCGAGACGCTGCTCTGA
- a CDS encoding ATP-dependent 6-phosphofructokinase yields MVRPEDLKVRVLGEALVPSPIEAGQMLRRMGSGGVRAGDRLLYDDSVRGLEGLEEGQELASFEVAGARAELFFDPKHVRAGIVTCGGLCPGLNDVIRGLVMVLNHRYAVEHVEGYRYGYEGLNPAFGHEPMALTPGVVEGIHKDGGTVLGTSRGPQPPEVMVRYLMKRGVNVLFTIGGDGTQRGALALSEAARERGYPLAVVGLPKTIDNDISYVEQSFGFQTAFTRAHAAIETAHNEARAARRGVGVVKLMGRHSGFIAAYACLASNDVNYCLIPEVTAPLEGEDGLLSHLSKRLDQRGHAVVVVAEGFGQEHVPAAGEDRSGNRKLGDVGPFLCSLIRERIEGVTIKYVDPSYLIRGSAATPHDSVLCFRLAAYAVHAAMAGRTEMIVGRWHGRYLNVPIPVAIAERQRVSPAGELWFSVLEATGQPRWSS; encoded by the coding sequence ATGGTGCGACCAGAGGACTTAAAAGTTCGTGTGCTTGGTGAGGCGTTGGTGCCTTCGCCGATTGAGGCGGGGCAAATGTTGCGGCGGATGGGTTCGGGTGGGGTTCGGGCGGGGGATCGGTTGTTGTATGACGATTCGGTGCGTGGGCTGGAGGGTTTGGAGGAGGGCCAGGAGCTGGCGAGTTTTGAGGTGGCGGGGGCGCGGGCGGAGCTGTTTTTTGATCCCAAGCACGTCAGGGCGGGGATCGTGACGTGCGGGGGGCTTTGTCCGGGGCTCAACGATGTGATCCGGGGGCTGGTGATGGTGCTGAACCATCGGTACGCAGTGGAGCACGTGGAGGGGTATCGGTATGGGTACGAGGGGTTGAATCCGGCGTTTGGGCATGAGCCGATGGCGCTGACGCCTGGGGTGGTGGAGGGGATTCACAAGGATGGCGGGACGGTGTTGGGGACATCGCGGGGCCCGCAACCGCCTGAGGTGATGGTGAGGTATCTGATGAAGCGCGGGGTGAACGTGCTGTTTACGATCGGCGGGGACGGGACACAGCGCGGGGCGCTGGCGCTGTCGGAGGCGGCGCGGGAGCGGGGGTACCCGCTGGCGGTGGTGGGTTTGCCTAAGACGATCGACAACGACATCTCGTATGTGGAGCAGTCGTTCGGTTTTCAGACGGCGTTTACGCGGGCGCACGCGGCGATCGAGACAGCGCACAATGAGGCGCGGGCGGCGCGGCGCGGGGTGGGGGTTGTGAAGCTGATGGGACGCCACTCGGGATTCATTGCTGCTTATGCGTGCCTGGCGAGCAATGATGTGAACTACTGTTTGATTCCGGAGGTGACGGCGCCGCTGGAGGGGGAGGATGGGCTGCTGAGTCATTTATCGAAGCGTTTGGATCAGCGGGGGCATGCTGTGGTGGTGGTGGCGGAGGGCTTTGGTCAGGAGCACGTGCCCGCAGCGGGTGAGGATCGGTCGGGGAACAGAAAGCTGGGGGATGTCGGGCCGTTTCTGTGTTCGTTGATCCGTGAACGGATTGAAGGGGTGACGATTAAGTATGTGGACCCGAGTTACCTGATTCGCGGCTCGGCGGCGACGCCTCATGACAGCGTGTTGTGTTTCCGGCTCGCGGCTTATGCGGTGCACGCGGCGATGGCGGGCCGGACGGAGATGATCGTGGGCCGGTGGCACGGTCGCTACCTGAACGTGCCGATCCCGGTGGCGATCGCTGAGCGGCAGCGGGTGAGCCCTGCGGGCGAGTTGTGGTTTAGTGTGCTGGAGGCGACGGGCCAGCCGCGGTGGTCGAGTTAG
- a CDS encoding DUF4136 domain-containing protein, whose amino-acid sequence MKTITLLVMSLILAACSAAPNTRTAHDPTADFANYKSFAFDPLRSSILIVEPQRTNEVLALISQAIESNLRQQGLETTGLAAADLLVSVQIGARETFEQTNWVTADTTFGTLDVPLKKTPYREGAIAINMLDRGRGAIVWQGVVQGRFDNPDTATRLIEKTIRQLLKDFPGGTR is encoded by the coding sequence ATGAAAACCATAACCCTGTTGGTCATGAGCCTGATCCTCGCCGCCTGCTCCGCCGCACCCAACACGCGCACCGCACACGACCCCACAGCAGACTTCGCGAACTACAAAAGCTTCGCCTTCGATCCTCTGCGCAGCTCTATCCTCATCGTCGAGCCCCAGCGGACCAACGAGGTCCTGGCACTTATCAGCCAAGCCATCGAATCAAACCTCCGACAACAAGGCCTCGAGACCACTGGCCTCGCCGCCGCCGACCTGCTCGTCAGCGTCCAGATCGGAGCCCGTGAAACCTTCGAACAAACCAACTGGGTCACCGCCGACACCACCTTCGGAACGCTCGACGTCCCCCTCAAGAAGACGCCCTACCGCGAGGGCGCCATCGCCATCAACATGCTCGACCGCGGCCGCGGCGCCATCGTCTGGCAAGGCGTCGTCCAGGGCCGATTCGATAACCCCGACACTGCCACTCGACTCATCGAGAAAACCATCAGACAACTGCTCAAAGACTTCCCGGGCGGCACCCGCTAA
- a CDS encoding DUF1731 domain-containing protein: MAGRVVIAGGSGFLGRTLAGWYAGQGREVVVLSRGAGSVRGARVVGWDGKTLGPWVRELEGSGVLVNLAGRSVNCRYHARNRKSIMNSRLHSVRVLGAALRACDSPPALWLQSSTATIYKHTYGPAWGESGETGATAEAKDAFSIEVARAWEAALDAEEVPGVRRVKLRTAIVFGREPGGVYSVVRRLVRFGLGGAMAGGKQWVSWIHAEDFCRALDWIEMISDAEGVYNLASPNPVTNSEQMTATRAALGMPIGLTAARWMLELGAVFPMRTETELIIKSRRVVAERLLDEGFIFRYPEFRGAMMQLEGKVSCDEAQSA, translated from the coding sequence ATGGCCGGTCGCGTTGTGATCGCGGGTGGATCGGGTTTTTTGGGGAGAACTTTAGCGGGTTGGTATGCGGGTCAGGGTCGAGAGGTGGTGGTGCTGAGTCGCGGGGCTGGATCGGTGCGCGGTGCTCGGGTGGTGGGGTGGGACGGAAAAACATTGGGGCCGTGGGTGCGAGAGCTTGAGGGGTCGGGCGTGCTGGTGAATCTGGCGGGCCGGTCAGTGAACTGCCGTTATCACGCGCGAAACCGGAAATCGATCATGAATTCACGATTGCACTCGGTTCGGGTGTTGGGTGCGGCCTTGCGGGCGTGCGATAGCCCCCCGGCCCTGTGGCTTCAGTCGAGCACGGCGACGATCTACAAGCACACCTACGGTCCGGCGTGGGGCGAGAGTGGTGAGACCGGGGCGACGGCAGAGGCGAAGGATGCGTTCTCGATTGAGGTAGCGCGGGCTTGGGAGGCGGCGTTAGATGCCGAGGAGGTTCCGGGTGTTCGCCGTGTGAAGCTCCGGACAGCGATTGTGTTCGGACGTGAACCAGGTGGGGTTTATTCAGTGGTTCGGCGTCTGGTGCGCTTTGGGCTTGGTGGAGCCATGGCGGGCGGGAAGCAGTGGGTGTCGTGGATTCATGCGGAGGATTTCTGCCGGGCGCTGGACTGGATCGAGATGATCTCGGACGCGGAGGGTGTGTACAACCTGGCGTCGCCGAACCCGGTGACGAATTCGGAGCAGATGACTGCGACACGGGCTGCGCTGGGCATGCCAATCGGCCTAACTGCGGCGAGATGGATGCTGGAGTTGGGGGCGGTGTTTCCGATGCGGACTGAGACGGAACTCATCATCAAGAGCCGCCGGGTTGTGGCTGAGCGCTTACTCGATGAGGGTTTTATCTTTCGTTATCCGGAGTTTCGTGGCGCGATGATGCAGTTGGAGGGGAAGGTGTCATGTGATGAGGCTCAGTCTGCTTGA
- a CDS encoding glycosyltransferase, which yields MNHLTACFIVKDDADNLARAIRSVQTVADTLLVTDTGSSDNSIETAQALGASVDHFPWIDDFAAAYTHVVQRTTTDWILLLDSDEFLLPDQDDVILHALNNPAAMGYMLRRQDLTDLSQPDRFTEMWQLRLFRNHPDLRYTGRIHHHLDPPLETLGEPDNRRVLESDISFRHTGYANRDWPAKNPPRCPPHAARTRRTPRPVLLPRRARPLPSQARQPRRLHPPDPSRPASP from the coding sequence TTGAACCACCTCACCGCCTGCTTCATCGTCAAGGACGACGCCGACAACCTCGCCCGCGCGATCCGCTCCGTCCAGACCGTCGCCGACACCCTCCTCGTCACCGACACCGGCTCCTCGGATAACTCCATCGAAACCGCCCAAGCGCTCGGCGCGTCCGTCGATCACTTCCCGTGGATCGACGACTTCGCCGCCGCCTACACCCACGTTGTCCAACGCACCACAACCGACTGGATCCTCCTGCTCGATTCCGACGAGTTCCTGCTTCCCGATCAGGATGACGTCATTCTTCATGCGCTGAATAACCCCGCCGCCATGGGCTACATGCTGCGCCGGCAGGACCTCACCGACCTCAGCCAGCCCGACCGCTTCACCGAGATGTGGCAACTCCGCCTGTTCCGCAACCACCCCGACCTCCGCTACACCGGCCGCATCCACCACCACCTCGACCCGCCTCTCGAAACCCTCGGCGAACCCGACAACCGGCGCGTCCTCGAATCCGACATCTCCTTCCGCCACACCGGCTACGCCAACCGCGACTGGCCCGCTAAAAATCCGCCGCGATGCCCACCTCATGCAGCTCGAACTCGCCGAACGCCCCGGCCAGTTCTACTACCTCGTCGAGCTCGGCCTCTCCCTTCTCAAGCTAGGCAACCCCGCCGGCTACACCCACCTGACCCAAGCCGCCCGGCAAGCCCTTGA
- a CDS encoding PEP-CTERM sorting domain-containing protein (PEP-CTERM proteins occur, often in large numbers, in the proteomes of bacteria that also encode an exosortase, a predicted intramembrane cysteine proteinase. The presence of a PEP-CTERM domain at a protein's C-terminus predicts cleavage within the sorting domain, followed by covalent anchoring to some some component of the (usually Gram-negative) cell surface. Many PEP-CTERM proteins exhibit an unusual sequence composition that includes large numbers of potential glycosylation sites. Expression of one such protein has been shown restore the ability of a bacterium to form floc, a type of biofilm.): MTDEFFSERGFTRPLGPAPYPQSTDTLATLISFSTGSFAGSINIPEPASLSLLIALGGLILSRPQ, from the coding sequence ATGACCGACGAGTTCTTCTCAGAGCGTGGGTTCACCCGCCCGCTGGGGCCAGCACCTTACCCCCAGAGCACCGACACCCTCGCCACCCTGATCAGCTTTTCGACCGGCTCCTTCGCCGGATCGATCAACATCCCCGAACCCGCCTCCCTCTCCCTCCTTATAGCCCTAGGCGGACTCATCCTTTCACGACCCCAGTAA
- a CDS encoding fused MFS/spermidine synthase — protein sequence MISLLVRYDLRYLMLILAFVVSGWSALIYEVVWFQLLRVTIGGSALALAVVLATYMGGMGLGSWLAPRLVPERWRADRVYGVIEVLIALLGIAMPAVVFGLGRWYVELALAGGGGWWVRSVVCALVLLPPTVLLGATLPVVSRAVAMEGGVASRVGGLYAANLVGATLGGVTAGFVLLPVLDVYATSLVAAGGNLLAAVLVLGAFGFWRAETRSKSAGESSTVDVARLVSTADRWVVLLVVMGSGFMALMAQVVWTRLLSLQFGATVYTFSIIVSVFLAGLGLGSMVGSRVGLRAERSGSGSAALVCLGVAQLLAGLGVAWAMWAIMNVSIEWGRSMIGSTRMDRVFFNDARRALVILLPATLAWGATFPLAVSAWRAGRGRGEPGREVGALLAGNTLGAVGGALIGTLVAIPWLGTLWCQQVLVIGSSALGAAALVVAMCSAGWVELRSSRWLFGLPWWFHGVVMLMLMAWVLSWPVQPADELVLWGRKANVRMLVPESEYLAEGRYASVGVAPVPGAPSHRNLHVSGKVVASTVPEDMRLQRMLGHLPALIHPEPKSVLIVGMGMGTTAGSFVLYPSIERIVICEIEPVVAEAATYFGQVNHDLMDDPRTEVVIDDARHYLATTDERFDIITSDPIHPWVKGAAALYSEEYFALMRDRLKDGGLITQWIPLYETSGEAVKSELVTFFSVLPETTVWSTDLTHAGYDVVLLAGRESVQIDLAAYQSSVEANPLVKRALVEIGFDAMLPMLRMYAGAAADMRGWLADTPVNRDVSLRLEYLAGLSLNQQRSQEIYAELVSHRREPDRVFLGPEDIIRALWERIETPAGR from the coding sequence GTGATTTCATTGCTCGTGAGGTATGACTTGCGTTACTTGATGCTGATATTGGCGTTTGTGGTGAGCGGGTGGTCGGCGCTCATCTACGAAGTGGTGTGGTTTCAGTTGTTGCGGGTGACAATTGGTGGCTCGGCATTGGCGTTGGCGGTCGTGCTAGCCACTTATATGGGCGGGATGGGGTTGGGGAGCTGGTTGGCTCCGCGGCTGGTGCCGGAGCGTTGGCGGGCTGACCGGGTCTACGGCGTGATCGAGGTCTTGATTGCGTTGCTGGGGATAGCGATGCCTGCGGTGGTGTTTGGATTGGGCCGCTGGTATGTCGAGTTGGCATTAGCGGGTGGTGGCGGGTGGTGGGTTCGTTCCGTGGTGTGTGCGCTCGTGCTGTTGCCGCCCACGGTGTTGCTGGGCGCGACATTGCCGGTGGTCAGTCGTGCGGTGGCGATGGAGGGTGGGGTGGCTTCGCGTGTGGGTGGGTTGTACGCGGCGAATCTTGTGGGTGCGACGCTGGGTGGGGTGACGGCGGGTTTCGTGCTGCTGCCTGTGCTTGATGTGTACGCCACGAGTCTGGTGGCGGCCGGCGGGAACCTGCTGGCGGCGGTGCTGGTGCTGGGGGCATTTGGTTTCTGGCGGGCCGAGACCCGTAGCAAGAGCGCGGGGGAAAGCTCGACGGTTGATGTGGCTCGGCTGGTTTCGACGGCTGACCGCTGGGTGGTGTTGCTGGTGGTGATGGGGTCCGGGTTTATGGCGTTGATGGCTCAGGTGGTGTGGACCCGGTTGCTGTCGCTTCAGTTTGGCGCGACGGTGTATACCTTTTCGATCATCGTGTCGGTGTTCCTCGCTGGCTTGGGGCTGGGGTCCATGGTGGGGAGTCGGGTGGGTTTGCGGGCAGAGCGGAGCGGGTCGGGTTCGGCGGCGTTGGTCTGTCTGGGGGTCGCGCAGTTGTTGGCGGGGCTGGGCGTGGCGTGGGCCATGTGGGCGATCATGAATGTGTCCATCGAGTGGGGCCGATCGATGATCGGATCGACGCGGATGGACCGGGTGTTCTTTAATGATGCGCGGCGGGCGCTGGTGATTCTGTTGCCCGCGACGCTGGCGTGGGGGGCGACGTTCCCGCTGGCGGTCTCGGCGTGGCGGGCGGGTCGTGGCCGGGGTGAACCGGGTCGCGAGGTCGGCGCTTTGCTGGCGGGGAACACACTGGGCGCCGTGGGCGGCGCTCTCATCGGGACGCTTGTTGCGATCCCCTGGCTGGGCACGCTCTGGTGTCAGCAAGTGCTGGTGATTGGTTCGAGTGCCCTCGGGGCAGCGGCGCTTGTCGTGGCTATGTGCAGCGCGGGATGGGTTGAGTTACGCAGTTCGCGGTGGTTGTTCGGGCTTCCCTGGTGGTTTCACGGCGTCGTGATGCTGATGCTGATGGCATGGGTCTTGAGTTGGCCGGTTCAGCCCGCAGACGAGTTGGTGTTATGGGGACGCAAAGCGAATGTGAGGATGCTGGTCCCTGAGTCGGAGTATCTCGCGGAAGGCCGCTATGCGTCGGTTGGCGTCGCTCCGGTGCCTGGCGCGCCGTCTCATCGCAACCTGCATGTCAGCGGGAAGGTGGTGGCGTCAACGGTTCCGGAGGACATGCGACTCCAGCGCATGCTGGGTCACTTGCCGGCGCTGATTCACCCTGAGCCCAAGTCGGTTTTGATTGTGGGGATGGGGATGGGGACAACGGCGGGGAGTTTTGTGCTCTACCCCTCGATCGAGCGGATTGTGATCTGTGAGATTGAGCCGGTGGTGGCGGAGGCGGCGACGTATTTCGGCCAGGTCAATCACGATCTGATGGATGACCCGCGCACGGAGGTGGTGATTGACGATGCCCGCCACTACTTAGCGACCACTGACGAGCGCTTCGACATTATCACGTCGGACCCGATCCATCCGTGGGTCAAAGGCGCTGCGGCGCTTTACTCGGAGGAGTACTTCGCCTTGATGCGTGACCGTCTGAAAGACGGTGGCCTGATCACGCAGTGGATCCCGCTGTATGAAACGAGCGGCGAAGCAGTGAAGTCGGAGTTGGTCACGTTTTTCTCGGTGCTACCCGAGACCACGGTGTGGAGTACGGACCTGACGCACGCTGGGTACGACGTCGTCTTACTGGCGGGCCGTGAGTCGGTACAGATCGATCTGGCGGCGTACCAGTCCAGTGTCGAGGCGAACCCATTGGTCAAGAGGGCTTTGGTCGAGATCGGGTTTGACGCGATGCTGCCGATGCTGCGGATGTACGCGGGCGCGGCGGCGGACATGCGGGGGTGGCTCGCTGACACCCCGGTCAACCGTGATGTGAGTCTCCGACTGGAGTATCTGGCGGGTTTATCCTTGAATCAGCAGCGGAGCCAGGAGATCTACGCGGAGCTGGTGAGCCATCGGCGTGAGCCGGACCGCGTCTTTCTCGGGCCTGAAGACATTATTCGCGCGTTGTGGGAACGAATCGAGACACCAGCGGGTCGGTGA
- a CDS encoding D-alanyl-D-alanine carboxypeptidase family protein, whose product MNSTSLISDTGLSQPRISATLIEHIADNSGGLTRLAPDYIYERLHRRGDSKEISAAFDRLLVGETADARSNLIHALEMDFIHSPATSSLDLLNPELSAHFREFAWQENDYPGGATGPNEQLADILTDVLDLVSPERRANRARAAVIVRDAMTDDLWAYILGQWRVVPGESDWKLNRHAVDSYVEMREAAAADGVDLIILSGHRDPERARRNAARVGNNFAVASFSSHSLGLAIDFVLPRAEAEERFRLTTSPMAEVVEMRCSPVHKWLHLHGYKFGWYPFQHEPWHWEFNPPGFRDVFFADYPGGPPSL is encoded by the coding sequence GTGAATAGCACATCGCTCATCAGCGATACGGGACTCTCGCAACCCCGAATCTCCGCGACGCTGATTGAGCACATCGCCGACAACTCAGGCGGCCTCACCCGTCTTGCCCCTGATTACATCTACGAGCGCCTCCATCGCCGCGGAGATTCCAAAGAGATCTCTGCCGCTTTCGATCGCCTTCTGGTCGGCGAGACCGCCGATGCTCGCAGCAACTTGATCCATGCTTTGGAGATGGACTTCATACACAGCCCCGCGACGTCTTCGCTGGACCTTCTCAACCCCGAGCTAAGTGCTCACTTCCGGGAGTTTGCCTGGCAGGAAAACGACTACCCGGGCGGGGCCACTGGACCCAATGAACAACTGGCCGACATCCTCACCGACGTCCTGGACCTGGTCAGCCCGGAACGACGGGCGAATCGCGCCAGGGCTGCCGTGATCGTTCGCGATGCCATGACAGATGACCTGTGGGCGTACATCCTCGGGCAGTGGCGGGTTGTGCCGGGTGAGTCGGACTGGAAACTCAATCGCCATGCCGTGGATTCATACGTCGAGATGCGTGAGGCGGCCGCCGCCGATGGCGTTGACTTAATAATTCTCTCAGGCCATCGGGACCCAGAACGAGCACGAAGAAATGCTGCCCGGGTGGGCAACAACTTCGCGGTCGCCAGCTTCTCTTCGCATTCACTCGGCCTTGCGATCGACTTCGTTCTTCCCCGTGCCGAAGCCGAAGAACGTTTCAGGCTGACGACCAGCCCGATGGCAGAGGTGGTCGAGATGCGTTGCTCTCCAGTCCATAAGTGGCTGCACCTGCATGGCTACAAGTTCGGCTGGTACCCCTTCCAGCACGAGCCGTGGCACTGGGAGTTCAACCCACCCGGATTCCGGGATGTCTTCTTTGCGGACTACCCCGGCGGGCCGCCCTCCCTCTAG